A region of Paraburkholderia sp. BL23I1N1 DNA encodes the following proteins:
- the styD gene encoding phenylacetaldehyde dehydrogenase StyD, with amino-acid sequence MPDQKNQAPQLPHTMFINGEKTPSAAGKTFPIYNPATGEELTQIPDASETDIDHAVQTSKAAFTSDTWRRMPPATREHMLLKLADLVERHTDELATLETLNQGKLITFSKMLEVSGSVQWLRYMAGWATKIEGTTFDPSIPFPPGTRYNASTKRVPAGVVAAIVPWNFPLLMAVWKIAPALACGCTVVLKPAEETPLTAIRLAELAHEAGFPPGVFNVVTGRGETAGAALVKHLLVNKVTFTGSTEVGRIIGRQCADDLKRASLELGGKSPVIVLEDCDPKKAIEGAAGAIFFNHGQVCTAGSRLYVARSIYDEVVQGIAAVADGIALGSGFDAATQMGPMVSARHRDKVMGMIAQGKQEGGEILSRDAAVDTDGFFVRPTVIANRECKPLSVVREEVFGPVLVAMPYDDIDEVLAQANASEYGLGASVWTNQLDKALRLVDGIEAGTVWVNTHNMVDPAMPFGGFKASGIGREHGKAIVDSYTESKSVCIAY; translated from the coding sequence ATGCCCGACCAAAAAAACCAAGCACCGCAGCTCCCCCACACCATGTTCATCAACGGCGAAAAAACCCCGAGCGCCGCAGGCAAAACCTTCCCCATCTACAACCCCGCCACAGGCGAAGAGCTAACCCAAATCCCGGACGCATCCGAAACCGACATCGACCACGCAGTCCAAACCTCAAAAGCAGCCTTCACGTCAGACACCTGGCGCAGAATGCCCCCCGCCACCCGAGAGCACATGCTCCTAAAACTAGCCGACCTGGTAGAGCGACACACTGACGAACTAGCCACATTAGAAACCCTAAACCAGGGAAAACTAATCACCTTCTCAAAGATGCTGGAAGTCTCGGGCAGCGTCCAATGGCTGCGTTACATGGCCGGCTGGGCCACCAAAATCGAGGGCACGACATTCGACCCGTCGATCCCCTTCCCTCCCGGCACCCGCTACAACGCCTCGACAAAACGCGTCCCGGCGGGCGTCGTCGCCGCGATCGTCCCATGGAATTTCCCGCTGCTGATGGCGGTCTGGAAAATCGCTCCGGCACTGGCATGCGGTTGCACCGTCGTGCTGAAGCCCGCCGAAGAAACCCCTTTAACAGCGATCCGTCTGGCCGAACTGGCCCACGAAGCCGGCTTCCCGCCGGGCGTATTCAACGTCGTCACCGGCCGCGGCGAGACCGCCGGCGCGGCGCTGGTCAAGCATCTCTTGGTGAACAAAGTCACCTTCACGGGATCGACCGAAGTGGGCCGCATCATTGGCCGCCAGTGCGCTGACGATCTAAAACGGGCGTCGCTTGAGCTGGGCGGCAAGAGCCCTGTGATCGTGCTGGAGGATTGCGATCCAAAGAAAGCGATTGAAGGCGCGGCAGGCGCGATTTTCTTCAACCACGGGCAGGTCTGCACCGCGGGTTCGCGCCTGTACGTTGCGCGATCGATCTACGACGAAGTCGTGCAAGGCATTGCAGCGGTGGCCGACGGCATTGCATTGGGTTCCGGTTTCGATGCTGCGACGCAGATGGGACCGATGGTTTCCGCGCGGCACCGCGACAAGGTCATGGGGATGATTGCGCAAGGCAAGCAGGAAGGTGGGGAGATTTTGTCGCGTGATGCGGCTGTTGATACGGATGGTTTTTTTGTTCGACCAACGGTGATTGCCAATCGCGAATGCAAGCCGCTTTCTGTTGTCAGGGAGGAAGTGTTTGGGCCGGTGCTTGTGGCGATGCCTTATGACGATATCGATGAGGTGCTGGCGCAGGCCAATGCGTCGGAATATGGGCTTGGCGCGAGTGTCTGGACGAATCAGCTCGATAAGGCTTTACGGTTGGTTGACGGTATCGAAGCGGGGACCGTTTGGGTCAATACGCACAACATGGTGGATCCTGCTATGCCGTTCGGCGGGTTTAAGGCGTCCGGGATCGGGCGTGAACATGGGAAGGCTATTGTCGATTCCTATACTGAAAGTAAGTCTGTTTGTATTGCTTATTGA